Below is a genomic region from Acidobacteriota bacterium.
AACTCGTGCAAGCGTACGCAGACAAGTACTCGTGGATCGAACTGATCCGCCTGCCCGCTGGTCGCCAGCGCACGTTCGCCGCGAAGGTCGGTGCCTTCGATGCGGGTTACGCCAGGCTCGAAGGTCTCGACCTCGACGTTGTTGCGAACCTCGATGCGGATATTTCGTTCGACTCTGACTATTTTGCGTTTCTCCTCGACAAGTTCGCCGAGGATCCCCGTCTCGGAGTCGCCGGCACGCCGTTCGTGGAAGAGGGCGTGCAGTACGACTACCGCTACACCAACGTTGCGCACGTGTCCGGCGCGTGCCAGTTGTTCCGGCGGGAATGCTGGAACGAGATCGGTGGCTACGTTCCCATCGAAGGCGGCGGCATCGACTGGGTGGCCGTGACCACGGCACGGATGCGCGGGTGGACGACGCGGACGTTCACCGAGCGCACGTGCCAGCATCACCGCGCCATGGGCACGGGGGCGAGGCGCGGGCAACTGCGTGCCCTCTATCGCCACGGCCGAAAGGACCATGCGCTTGGCGGACACCCGCTCTGGCAGATGTTCCGGGCCGCGTATCAGATGACAAGGCGACCTTTCCTCACGGGTGGCGGCGCACTCCTTCTCGGGTACGCGTCGGCGTGGCTGACACGCGCTCCCCGTTCCGTGTCGGATGAGCTGATGCGATTCAATCAACAAGAGCAGCTGACCCGCTTGCGAGCGGCACTGCGATTGCCAGGCGGCAAGTGACGAACTCAACTGTGCAGAAGACCGACGGCCCCTCTCTGGCGGAGGGCCCGCGCGGCGATGGTGCCGCAGACCCCGTGTACAC
It encodes:
- a CDS encoding glycosyltransferase family 2 protein is translated as MLRYAVVTPARNESGYIDHTLASMAGQTVPPERWVVVDDGSTDDTAELVQAYADKYSWIELIRLPAGRQRTFAAKVGAFDAGYARLEGLDLDVVANLDADISFDSDYFAFLLDKFAEDPRLGVAGTPFVEEGVQYDYRYTNVAHVSGACQLFRRECWNEIGGYVPIEGGGIDWVAVTTARMRGWTTRTFTERTCQHHRAMGTGARRGQLRALYRHGRKDHALGGHPLWQMFRAAYQMTRRPFLTGGGALLLGYASAWLTRAPRSVSDELMRFNQQEQLTRLRAALRLPGGK